One Desmodus rotundus isolate HL8 chromosome 4, HLdesRot8A.1, whole genome shotgun sequence DNA segment encodes these proteins:
- the LCORL gene encoding ligand-dependent nuclear receptor corepressor-like protein isoform X1, giving the protein MDKGRERMAAAAAAAAAAAAQCRSPRCAAERRGFRRELDSWRHRLMHCVGFESILEGLYGPRLRRDLSLFEDCEPEELTDWSMDEKCSFCNLQREAVSDCIPSLDSSQSTPTEELSSQGQSNTEKIECQAENYLNALFRKKDLPQNCDPNIPLVAQELMKKMIRQFAIEYISKSGKIQENRNGSIGPSLIYKSIQMNQAENSLQEEQEGPLDLTVNRMQEQNTQQGDGVLDLSTKKTSIKSEESSICDPTSENSMAGSTVDAKSEEATKMEKGKSALSKVLESLCIHHQQQVLAMLKFLVQEQNAASLCCCNTSYTVSSESQKSLIEDDLHGLFCNCEYRLAERGCLQNERQSPGLVPLPVCIKDLHCLSCQTVTIEHIKTVVNRGIANSYTSHRCCSGLFPNIHSTKLAFHTPLSSKEVRGDVSVSLEDICRSRSPSPPPLSPVQPEGFEKLKDVISELSALENNRLETNINQPPFLTPAEISSDRGYHEGKIHKTKVSSNSDSLLLEGSNNCTTNHEKGETTVIFKDLMDRINEKLKSIETTDMTNLIKLPSSDCNTDNDLKLRDLITSLLHNAKASDYSFMELLSQHDKKVENKIIQTRFRKRQETLFAMHNSPDSPMFRRQSLQIKRELASLDENFIRKKCSEKISRKLICNDVIFSTNKEEFCHYQGPSLQNSESLQDSSRAEIEFSPDYALQSLQLPLHNLETNLAFDTFSESLKKTTPEKMSIRNTQEKSAAGKFLQNHKENSKLENIQTPLKCDVPGFLSRTKRNIVPPGWYSIYVTNNCVLKKSPKSKKVSESTKKKDQMKTIQIESSHNIDLNKIAMNSNLQVVVERLEDTINMAKKSWNNQSLSEGYKTSKKLKEIDGKDQNAGRNMTLTISRMMCKEQSLSKSVVASSSMKSNHMPPIDLNKKRLDNLKKSSILDTGSLISTVENVPTKYKAIESSSFSNYSSPIKLMFLSEVKSSEGVKYTLTSVSNSKPNVDHHPSEKHSNHHVIEKKPETNKDIPNTNFENYSSNLNDSDTLQRELNKFNSGKESAESSAMFIDDTNSDKPQEEPKENSSSAIDLSFKRKPGRPKKIGPQVVKQIKRPIGRPPKPKTDQTDIAICQNEPFSAGKKSPESLLSEVKEGIYKKSITVTVIYGRSRRTKRHVSEGSINISNVTSLNNKVADFPNDYNNLRNIREYELDSGERISAVSSLTTESEILGCGFEYVRPIKNKSVIPQPSKNIIRPNQKPLAIIRKPGRPAKVKISGISVTINRISPQEREVSVSSCLPPLQQETMLEKSLPEEKYAHQCNKMDPKHTEADIFKNGSKSMVAAIPLRHSVRDRKPSLHFLHSLTSSSSLIYRNTLLHKSYKLHLQKGKSQKEKHRQSRIKIAPKGTPGARNSRNAKKSLEDHKLRPISEISLDPIISSNPLLRWWAASTSNDSLLEELNNRFEQITNAWVQVSGDEAENCVHKKREHTESNDCKIASPLKTCLLELEVSPVKMLFRKKYDLNDLCTWFMQTTETQSLSLVRKANARNPLEVINTRGVKLGTKYSDFNTSPFKKHFKKFALSSPSKSGKLHILHKMVSSPLLNVKSNLTLGRFKRTEFKRLQHERWRREGKLHTRGTVDWISKRRNLRFFCQNQFLNKTERGPNADIPLQGKSTVANQLLLPPEVRDGFLQQRVAKSDFKTHASLENKFKSEAKENGTNCSQKDFEKGPRLGNVCPNNWRSKTLKDCRIFLRKINYLEHKNTFKLNTVIYSPESVDSGSNHQSHMEESKRFTLRSHSARQNSFKKQSKEIENAKVNSPAADKFPGQLDNSKLNKCINYDKTPSDSSEVLSKLNKRKRPPWKTTEMSTKRHKRQSCNSGQMANYYSKSQLACYK; this is encoded by the exons aTCTTCCTCAGAACTGTGATCCTAACATTCCCCTAGTTGCTCAGGAATTAATGAAAAAGATGATACGTCAGTTTGCAATTGAGTATATTTCAAAAAGTggtaaaattcaagaaaacagaaatggtTCAATTGGACCAAGTCTAATATATAAAAGTATCCAAATGAATCAAGCAGAAAACTCCCTTCAGGAAGAGCAGGAAGGCCCCTTAGACCTCACTGTGAATCGAATGCAAGAACAAAATACTCAGCAAG GGGATGGAGTGTTAGATCTCTCTACAAAGAAAACCAGCATAAAATCTGAAGAGTCATCCATATGCGATCCTACTTCTGAAAATTCAATGGCTGG ttcaacTGTTGATGCAAAATCAGAGGAAGCTactaaaatggaaaaaggaaaatcagCATTAAGCAAAGTTTTGGAATCTTTGTGCATACATCACCAGCAACAAGTTTTGGCTATGTTGAAATTTCTAGTCCAAGAGCAGAATGCTGCTTCTCTTTGCTGTTGTAATACATCATATACTGTGTCTTCAGAATCTCAAAAGTCCCTAATTGAAGATGATTTACATGGTCTATTCTGTAATTGTGAATATAGGCTGGCAGAAAGAGGGTgtttacaaaatgaaagacaaagccCTGGTCTTGTGCCTCTGCCAGTCTGTATTAAAGATTTACATTGTTTGTCGTGCCAAACTGTAACTATTGAACACATTAAGACAGTAGTGAATAGAGGAATTGCAAACAGTTATACTTCTCACAGGTGCTGTTCTGGACTGTTTCCAAACATTCACTCTACAAAATTGGCCTTTCATACTCCTCTTTCGTCAAAGGAAGTACGTGGTGATGTTTCAGTCAGCCTTGAAGATATTTGTAGATCTCGAagtccctcacccccaccattATCACCTGTACAGCCTGAAGGATTTGAAAAATTGAAAGATGTCATCTCAGAGCTTTCAGCCTTAGAAAATAACAGACTTGAAACAAACATTAACCAACCTCCTTTTCTCACACCAGCAGAAATAAGTAGTGACAGAGGTTATCATGAaggtaaaatacataaaactaaaGTGTCCAGTAACTCTGATTCTTTGCTCTTGGAAGGCAGCAATAATTGTACTACAAATCATGAAAAAGGTGAAActactgtaatttttaaagatttaatggACCGTattaatgagaaattaaaatCAATAGAAACTACAGATATGACAAACCTTATCAAATTACCTAGCAGTGATTGTAATACAGATAATGATTTAAAATTGAGAGATTTAATAACCTCCCTCTTGCATAATGCAAAGGCCAGTGATTACAGTTTTATGGAATTACTGAGTCAACACGataaaaaggtagaaaataaaattattcagacAAGATTTCGAAAGCGTCAAGAAACATTATTTGCAATGCATAACTCTCCTGATTCACCCATGTTTAGAAGGCAGTCTTTGCAGATAAAAAGAGAACTTGCTAGTCTTGatgaaaattttataagaaaaaaatgcagtgaAAAAATTTCAAGGAAATTGATATGCAATGATGTGATATTTTCAACAAACAAGGAAGAATTCTGTCATTACCAAGGGCCTTCTTTGCAAAATTCTGAAAGCCTTCAAGACAGCAGTCGTGCAGAAATAGAATTCTCACCAGATTATGCATTACAGTCATTGCAACTACCTCTTCATAATTTAGAAACTAACTTGGCTTTTGACACATTTTcagaaagcttaaaaaaaactACACCTGAGAAAATGAGCATAAGAAATACACAGGAGAAATCTGCAGCTGGAAAATTTTTGCAAAATCATAAGGAGAACTCAAAATTAGAGAACATTCAAACTCCTTTGAAATGTGATGTTCCTGGATTTTTGAGCAGAACTAAACGAAATATCGTGCCTCCAGGATGGTATTCtatatatgtaacaaataattgtgTTCTCAAAAAATCCCCTAAGTCCAAAAAAGTTTctgaatctacaaaaaaaaaagatcaaatgaAAACTATTCAGATTGAAAGCTCACACAATATAGATCTAAACAAAATTGCAATGAATTCTAATTTACAAGTTGTTGTGGAGCGTTTAGAAGATACAATAAATATGGCCAAGAAGTCTTGGAATAATCAGTCATTATCAGAAGGATATAAAACATCCAAGAAATTGAAAGAAATTGATGGTAAAGATCAAAATGCTGGTAGAAATATGACTCTTACTATAAGTAGAATGATGTGCAAAGAGCAGAGTTTATCAAAATCTGTGGTAGCATCCAGCAGTATGAAAAGCAATCATATGCCTCCAATAGATCTGAATAAAAAAAGACTTGATAATCTGAAAAAGTCATCTATTTTAGATACGGGTAGCTTGATTTCCACTGTTGAGAATGTACCAACGAAATATAAAGCCATCGAAagctcttctttttctaactATTCTAGTCCCATCAAACTCATGTTTTTATCTGAAGTTAAAAGCAGTGAAGGTGTCAAATACACTTTAACTTCAGTCAGTAATTCTAAACCAAATGTTGATCATCATCCTTCTGAAAAACACTCAAACCATCATGTAATcgaaaaaaaaccagaaacaaataaGGATATCCCAAATACTAACTTTGAAAATTATAGTTCCAATCTTAATGATAGTGACACTCTtcaaagagaactaaacaaatttAATAGTGGAAAAGAATCTGCAGAATCTTCTGCAATGTTCATTGATGATACAAATAGTGATAAGCCCCAAGAAGAACCTAAGGAAAATTCAAGCAGTGCAAttgatttatcttttaaaagaaaaccaggCAGACCTAAAAAAATAGGTCCCCAGGTTGTAAAACAGATTAAGCGACCAATTGGAAGACCACCAAAACCGAAAACTGATCAAACGGACATCGCCATTTGCCAAAATGAGCCCTTTAGTGCTGGAAAGAAAAGCCCAGAATCTCTCCTATCAGAAGTAAAAGAAGGTATTTATAAAAAGAGTATTACAGTAACTGTTATTTATGGAAGGTCaagaagaactaaaaggcatGTTTCTGAAGGAAGTATAAACATAAGCAATGTTACGTCTTTAAACAATAAGGTTGCAGATTTTCCAAATGACTATAATAATCTCAGAAATATTAGAGAATATGAACTTGACTCAGGTGAAAGAATAAGTGCTGTGTCAAGTTTGACTACTGAAAGCGAGATCTTAGGGTGTGGCTTTGAATATGTTAGACCTATCAAGAACAAGTCTGTGATACCTCAACCTTCCAAGAACATTATTCGACCAAATCAGAAGCCTTTGGCAATAATTAGGAAGCCGGGTAGACCTGCAAAAGTGAAAATCTCTGGTATATCTGTAACTATTAATAGAATTTCACCTCAGGAGAGAGAAGTGAGTGTTAGCAGCTGCTTACCTCCTTTACAACAAGAGACTATGTTGGAAAAAAGTCTGCCAGAAGAAAAGTATGCTCACCAATGCAATAAGATGGATCCAAAGCACACTGAAGCTGACATATTTAAGAATGGATCAAAAAGTATGGTTGCTGCTATACCTTTGAGACATTCTGTTAGGGATAGAAAACCATCTCTGCATTTCTTACATTCATTAACATCTTCTAGTTCACTTATTTATAGAAATACTCTGCTCCATAAATCATATAAACTCCATTTGCAGAAGGGTAAAAGTCAGAaggaaaaacataggcagtcCAGGATAAAAATAGCTCCCAAAGGTACACCAGGAGCTAGAAATTCAAGGAATGCAAAAAAAAGTTTGGAAGATCACAAATTAAGACCCATTTCTGAAATATCCTTGGACCCCATAATTTCATCAAACCCTTTGCTCAGATGGTGGGCTGCTTCTACTTCAAACGATTCCTTATTAGAAGAATTAAACAATAGATTTGAGCAAATAACAAATGCTTGGGTGCAAGTGAGTGGAGATGAAGCTGAAAATTGTGTTCATAAAAAAAGGGAACACACTGAAAGTAATGACTGCAAAATAGCTAGCCCTTTGAAAACCTGTCTTTTAGAACTCGAAGTCTCACCTGTAAAAATGCTTTTTCGGAAAAAATATGATTTGAACGATCTGTGTACCTGGTTTATGCAAACGACAGAAACACAGTCTCTTTCACTAGTTAGAAAAGCAAATGCTCGAAACCCTTTAGAAGTAATAAATACCAGAGGAGTTAAATTAGGGACCAAATATTCTGATTTTAATACCAGCCCCTtcaaaaagcactttaaaaaatttgcacTATCTTCTCCTTCAAAATCAGGGAAGTTGCATATACTACATAAAATGGTTAGCTCTCCACTCTTAAATGTGAAAAGTAATTTAACACTAGGTAGATTCAAAAGGACTGAGTTTAAGAGGTTGCAACATGaaagatggagaagagagggaaagctGCACACCCGTGGAACAGTTGATTGGATCTCTAAAAGGAGGAacttgagatttttctgccagaaccaatttttaaataagactGAGAGGGGCCCAAATGCTGACATCCCACTCCAAGGGAAAAGCACAGTAGCTAATCAGCTGCTTTTGCCACCTGAGGTCAGGGATGGCTTTTTGCAACAGAGAGTGGCAAAGTCTGACTTTAAAACACATGCTAGTTTAGAGAATAAATTTAAgtcagaagcaaaagaaaatggaacaaaTTGCAGCCAAAAAGATTTTGAAAAGGGACCAAGACTAGGAAATGTATGTCCAAATAATTGGAGATCAAAAACCTTAAAAGATTGTAGAATATTTTTGAGAAAGATCAACTATCTTGAACACAAAAATACTTTTAAGCTAAATACAGTTATTTATTCTCCTGAATCTGTTGACAGTGGAAGTAATCATCAGTCTCATATGGAAGAATCAAAACGCTTTACCTTAAGATCCCATTCTGCTAggcaaaattcttttaaaaagcagtctaaagaaatagaaaatgctaAGGTAAATAGTCCTGCAGCTGATAAATTTCCTGGCCAACTTGAcaatagtaaattaaataaatgcattaattatGACAAGACTCCTTCCGATAGTTCTGAAGTTCTTAGCaaattgaacaaaagaaaaagaccaccATGGAAGACCACAGAAATGTCAACAAAAAGACATAAACGACAGTCTTGCAACAGTGGACAAATGGCAAACTATTATTCAAAATCCCAACTAG